The following coding sequences lie in one Rutidosis leptorrhynchoides isolate AG116_Rl617_1_P2 chromosome 6, CSIRO_AGI_Rlap_v1, whole genome shotgun sequence genomic window:
- the LOC139852861 gene encoding peroxisomal and mitochondrial division factor 2-like has product MAEETVVNGGGDVNVEITTSEQDLEDTANQTIQKLMQKISVLEQEKHSLVNDNQSSAVKIKQLEDEIQSSESDKRALSSIAARASDLETEVSRLQHDLISSMSDSQESNNEVVELKQVIEKLKLSESENLEKIDVIEKERNLLLERLNEHAEKYKETESRCREFEKKIEGIEMEVKDLKSLSLKYEEEGKNKDEQIRNLNKNVESFQSVIAKNRGEMEKVSKEKEELEIVKNDLEALLKKSERKVDEMEDKLEQVRNELEAFEKINHGLKETLAEDTNGIAGDGDEKKVKGLKKIDWPIVAATTGAVAMVAVVYFRHAKF; this is encoded by the coding sequence ATGGCGGAAGAAACAGTCGTTAACGGCGGCGGTGATGTAAACGTCGAAATAACAACATCGGAGCAAGATTTGGAAGATACGGCGAATCAAACTATACAAAAATTGATGCAAAAAATTTCAGTTCTTGAGCAAGAGAAACACTCACTTGTTAACGATAATCAATCATCCGCCGTTAAAATCAAGCAACTCGAAGATGAGATTCAGAGTTCTGAATCTGATAAACGAGCGCTGAGTTCGATTGCTGCTAGGGCTTCTGATCTCGAAACTGAGGTATCTAGGCTACAACATGATTTAATTTCATCAATGTCTGATTCACAGGAATCGAATAATGAAGTTGTTGAATTGAAACAAGTTATTGAGAAATTGAAATTGAGTGAGTCTGAGAATTTAGAAAAAATTGATGTTATTGAGAAGGAAAGGAATTTGTTGTTGGAACGATTGAATGAACATGCTGAGAAATATAAGGAAACAGAGAGTCGATGCCGCGAGTTTGAGAAGAAAATTGAAGGTATTGAAATGGAGGTGAAAGATTTAAAGAGTTTAAGTTTGAAATACGAGGAAGAGGGTAAAAATAAAGATGAACAGATACGTAATTTGAATAAGAACGTTGAATCGTTTCAGTCGGTGATTGCGAAAAATCGAGGTGAAATGGAGAAGGTGAGCAAGGAGAAAGAGGAGTTGGAGATTGTAAAGAATGACTTGGAAGCTTTGTTGAAGAAATCGGAGAGGAAAGTTGATGAAATGGAAGATAAACTCGAGCAGGTACGAAACGAATTGGAAGCGTTTGAGAAGATTAATCATGGTTTGAAGGAGACGTTAGCCGAGGATACGAATGGAATTGCAGGTGATGGTGATGAGAAGAAGGTGAAGGGATTGAAGAAGATAGATTGGCCTATTGTTGCAGCAACTACTGGTGCTGTTGCCATGGTGGCGGTTGTGTACTTTCGTCATGCGAAGTTTTGA